From Cronobacter turicensis z3032, the proteins below share one genomic window:
- the fabI gene encoding Enoyl-[acyl-carrier-protein] reductase [NADH], with protein MGFLTGKRILVTGVASKLSIAYGIAQAMHREGAELAFTYQNDKLKGRVEEFAAQLDSSIVLPCDVAEDESIDALFTELAKVWPKFDGFVHSIGFAPADQLDGDYVNAVTREGFKIAHDISAYSFVAMAKACRSMLNPNAALLTLSYLGAERAIPNYNVMGLAKASLEANVRYMANAMGPDGVRVNAISAGPIRTLAASGIKDFRKMLAHCEAVTPIRRTVTIEDVGNSAAFLCSDLSGGITGEVVHVDGGFSIAAMNELELK; from the coding sequence ATGGGTTTTCTTACCGGTAAGCGCATTCTGGTGACTGGCGTAGCCAGCAAACTGTCCATCGCGTACGGTATCGCACAGGCTATGCACCGTGAAGGGGCTGAACTGGCGTTCACCTACCAGAACGACAAGCTGAAAGGCCGCGTGGAAGAGTTTGCCGCTCAACTGGACTCCAGCATCGTGCTGCCGTGTGACGTTGCGGAAGATGAAAGCATCGACGCGCTGTTCACCGAGCTTGCCAAAGTCTGGCCGAAATTTGACGGTTTCGTACACTCCATCGGTTTCGCGCCGGCCGACCAGCTGGATGGCGACTACGTTAACGCCGTGACCCGTGAAGGCTTCAAAATCGCGCACGACATCAGCGCATACAGCTTTGTGGCAATGGCGAAAGCGTGCCGCTCTATGCTGAACCCGAACGCGGCGCTGCTGACCCTCTCCTACCTGGGCGCAGAACGCGCTATCCCGAACTACAACGTGATGGGTCTGGCGAAAGCGTCTCTGGAAGCCAACGTACGCTACATGGCGAACGCGATGGGTCCGGACGGCGTGCGCGTTAACGCCATCTCCGCAGGCCCGATCCGCACGCTCGCGGCTTCCGGCATTAAAGATTTCCGTAAGATGCTGGCGCACTGCGAAGCGGTCACCCCGATCCGTCGCACTGTCACCATCGAAGACGTGGGTAACTCCGCCGCGTTCCTGTGCTCCGACCTTTCCGGCGGTATCACCGGTGAAGTGGTTCACGTTGACGGCGGCTTCAGCATCGCTGCGATGAATGAGCTGGAACTGAAATAA
- the yciW gene encoding Uncharacterized protein yciW, translating to MEQRRLTGKSHWYHETQSSLCPADPLPLVPEAAKVEDRFLLDLPLDDVNIAAHAPWCDAARALIPSLLPDKHDVTRLHTLSVYDRLSTALTVAQVCGVQRLCNHYAARLAPEPGPDSSRESNRRLTLLTQTARQLASSPTLIDSAARTQLEDAGLSVHDIVTFTQIIGFVGFQARAVALLQAQPGQPARWLPGIDMQQDAPASLFTAHEPRWQPDLPTLEMGWASAEQQAAYNAALDEPLLQPLLSLLAHDACALQGLAALLASLRGHEITPDAALVALVSARINGSVSCFDEAALRLRDAPGLADAARNGERALLAWSHNHQSARAIIQAMQMLTRAPARFGHAQLEPLTDAGFDAQTALRLLAWGSVCGWVNRLRLGLGVTTQPAAV from the coding sequence ATGGAACAACGCCGCCTTACCGGCAAAAGCCACTGGTATCATGAAACCCAGTCCAGCCTCTGTCCGGCAGATCCGCTGCCGTTAGTTCCCGAAGCCGCAAAGGTGGAGGACCGTTTTCTGCTCGACCTGCCGCTGGACGACGTGAACATCGCCGCCCATGCGCCCTGGTGCGACGCCGCGCGTGCGCTTATCCCTTCCCTGCTACCTGATAAACACGACGTCACCCGCCTGCATACGCTCAGCGTGTATGACCGCCTCAGCACCGCGCTGACCGTAGCCCAGGTCTGCGGCGTGCAGCGACTGTGCAACCATTACGCCGCCCGTCTGGCGCCAGAGCCGGGGCCAGATTCGTCGCGCGAAAGCAACCGCCGCCTGACGCTGCTTACGCAAACCGCGCGCCAGCTCGCCAGCTCGCCGACGCTTATCGACAGCGCGGCGCGGACACAACTGGAAGACGCCGGGCTGTCGGTGCATGACATCGTCACCTTTACGCAGATTATCGGCTTCGTGGGCTTTCAGGCCCGCGCGGTCGCCCTGTTGCAGGCGCAGCCCGGCCAGCCAGCGCGCTGGTTGCCCGGTATCGATATGCAGCAGGATGCGCCCGCGTCGCTTTTCACCGCGCACGAACCCCGCTGGCAACCCGATCTCCCCACGCTCGAAATGGGCTGGGCCAGCGCCGAACAGCAGGCGGCCTACAATGCGGCGCTTGACGAACCGCTGCTGCAACCGCTGCTCTCCCTGCTGGCGCATGACGCCTGCGCGCTGCAGGGCCTCGCCGCCCTGCTCGCCTCGCTTCGCGGACACGAAATCACGCCTGACGCCGCGCTGGTGGCCCTGGTGTCGGCGCGCATCAACGGCAGCGTCAGTTGCTTTGATGAGGCCGCGCTGCGCCTGCGCGACGCACCCGGGCTTGCGGATGCGGCGCGCAACGGCGAACGGGCGCTGCTCGCCTGGAGCCATAACCACCAGAGCGCGCGCGCCATTATCCAGGCGATGCAGATGCTGACCCGCGCGCCGGCGCGGTTTGGCCACGCCCAGCTTGAGCCGCTGACAGACGCCGGTTTTGACGCGCAGACGGCGCTACGTCTGCTCGCCTGGGGCAGCGTTTGCGGCTGGGTAAATCGTCTGCGCCTCGGCCTTGGCGTCACGACCCAGCCCGCAGCGGTCTAA
- the rnb gene encoding Exoribonuclease 2 yields the protein MFQDNPLLAQLKQQLHSQTPRAEGVVKATEKGFGFLEVDAQKSYFIPPPQMKKVMHGDRVIAVIHTEKEKESAEPEELIEPFLTRFVGRVQKKDDRLSIVPDHPLLKDAIPCRAERGVSHDFQNGDWAVAEMRRHPLKGDRGFYAELTQFITFGDDHFVPWWVTLARHNLEREAPDGVATEMLDENLTREDLTALDFVTIDSASTEDMDDALYVETLDGDRLQLTVAIADPTAWIAEGSKLDNIAKVRAFTNYLPGFNIPMLPRELSDDLCSLREGVQRPALVCRMIIDAEGAISDEIHFFAATIESKAKLAYDDVSNWLEEKGDWQPGSEAIAAQIRLLQQICQRRSAWRVKNALVFKDRPDYRFVLGEKGEVLDIIAEPRRIANRIVEESMIAANICAARVLRDKLGFGVYNVHAGFDPASTEQLATLLQSHGMHVDASDVLTLPGFCKLRRELDAQPSGFLDSRIRRFQSFAEISTEPGPHFGLGLEAYATWTSPIRKYGDMVNHRLLKAIIKGESAARPQEESTVQMAERRRLNRMAERDVGDWLYARFLKDKAGTDTRFAAEIIDVSRGGMRVRLVDNGAVAFIPAPFLHAVRDELVCSQENGTVQIKGETVYKVTDVIDVTIAEVRMETRSVIARPVA from the coding sequence ATGTTTCAGGATAACCCGCTGCTTGCGCAGCTTAAACAGCAACTGCATTCCCAGACGCCGCGCGCCGAAGGGGTAGTAAAAGCCACGGAAAAAGGTTTTGGTTTCCTTGAGGTTGACGCGCAGAAAAGCTACTTCATTCCGCCTCCGCAGATGAAGAAAGTGATGCACGGCGATCGCGTCATTGCCGTTATCCATACGGAAAAGGAAAAAGAATCCGCCGAGCCCGAAGAGCTTATCGAACCCTTCCTGACCCGCTTTGTGGGCCGGGTACAAAAGAAAGACGATCGTCTCTCTATCGTTCCCGATCATCCGCTGCTGAAAGACGCCATCCCGTGCCGCGCTGAACGCGGCGTCAGCCATGATTTCCAGAATGGCGACTGGGCGGTGGCGGAGATGCGCCGTCATCCGCTGAAAGGCGATCGCGGCTTTTACGCGGAACTGACCCAGTTTATTACCTTCGGCGACGACCATTTCGTGCCGTGGTGGGTGACGCTCGCACGCCATAATCTTGAGCGCGAAGCGCCGGACGGCGTGGCGACCGAGATGCTTGATGAAAACCTGACGCGTGAAGATTTAACCGCGCTCGATTTCGTCACCATCGACAGCGCCAGCACCGAAGATATGGACGATGCGCTGTACGTTGAAACGCTGGATGGCGACCGCCTGCAACTGACCGTTGCGATTGCCGATCCAACCGCGTGGATCGCCGAAGGCAGCAAGCTCGACAATATTGCCAAAGTGCGCGCATTCACCAACTACCTGCCGGGCTTTAACATCCCGATGCTCCCGCGCGAACTTTCCGACGATCTCTGCTCGCTGCGTGAAGGCGTACAGCGCCCGGCGCTGGTGTGCCGCATGATTATCGACGCGGAAGGCGCTATCAGCGATGAGATCCACTTCTTCGCCGCGACCATCGAATCGAAAGCCAAGCTGGCGTATGACGACGTCTCCAACTGGCTGGAAGAAAAAGGCGACTGGCAGCCGGGCAGCGAGGCGATCGCCGCGCAGATCCGTCTGCTACAGCAGATTTGCCAGCGCCGCAGCGCCTGGCGTGTGAAAAACGCGCTGGTGTTTAAAGACCGTCCGGATTACCGCTTCGTACTGGGCGAAAAAGGCGAAGTGCTGGATATCATTGCCGAGCCGCGCCGCATCGCTAACCGTATCGTTGAAGAATCCATGATCGCCGCGAATATCTGCGCCGCGCGCGTGCTGCGCGACAAGCTGGGCTTCGGCGTTTATAACGTGCACGCGGGCTTCGATCCGGCCAGCACCGAACAGCTGGCGACGCTGCTGCAAAGCCACGGCATGCACGTGGATGCCAGTGACGTGCTGACCCTGCCAGGCTTCTGCAAGCTGCGCCGTGAGCTCGATGCGCAGCCGTCCGGTTTCCTCGACAGCCGTATTCGCCGCTTCCAGTCATTTGCGGAAATCAGCACCGAGCCAGGCCCGCACTTTGGCCTGGGCCTTGAAGCTTACGCGACCTGGACCTCGCCGATTCGTAAATATGGCGATATGGTCAACCACCGTCTGCTGAAAGCCATCATCAAAGGCGAAAGTGCTGCGCGTCCGCAGGAAGAGTCCACCGTGCAGATGGCAGAGCGCCGTCGTCTCAACCGCATGGCGGAGCGCGATGTGGGCGACTGGCTGTATGCCCGTTTCCTGAAAGACAAAGCCGGTACCGATACCCGCTTCGCGGCGGAAATTATCGATGTCAGCCGCGGCGGCATGCGCGTGCGTCTGGTGGATAACGGCGCGGTCGCCTTTATTCCGGCGCCGTTCCTGCACGCGGTACGTGATGAACTGGTATGCAGCCAGGAAAACGGCACCGTACAGATTAAAGGCGAAACCGTTTATAAGGTCACCGACGTTATCGACGTGACCATCGCCGAAGTGCGTATGGAAACCCGCAGCGTGATCGCACGCCCGGTCGCCTGA
- the gmr gene encoding Protein gmr, whose protein sequence is MPAESGCAVCAAPGVGSGESMKDDLDNNLLYRYCGATSPFWRLPLDSNALQLAASEEAVTSHVVPLTPEQAAQIRTMSVITSSVTLSLSLFGELVPVHLVGRKVSRKEWAGTASAWHDTTSVARDLVQGLSFAEQVVSEANSVIVILDRHGNIQRFNRLSEEYTGLKEQEVIGQNVFTLFMSPAEASASRRNVTGFFRNGSSYEVERWIKTRKGQRLFLFRNKFVHSGSGRNEIFLICSGTDITEERRAQERLRVLANTDAITGLPNRNAIHEMISDAIAKRGETQVGIVYLDLDNFKKVNDAYGHMFGDQLLQAVSLAILSCLEKDQVLARLGGDEFIVMATDTSQAALEAMSSRIITRLKHPFRIGLIEVYTGCSLGIALAPQHGDDRESVIRNADTAMYTAKENGRGKFCVFCPEMNQRVFEYLWLDTNLRKALEKNQLVIHYQPKITASGEVDSLEALVRWQSPERGLIPPLDFISYAEESGLIVPLGRWVMLDVVRQVAKWRDDGMLLRVAVNVSARQLADQTLISDLRQALADMHFTRSPIDVEITESCLIDNADLALSVIGAFSALGAQVHLDDFGTGYSSLSQLARFPLDAIKLDQSFVRDIHKQPVSQSLVHAIVAVAKALDLKVIAEGVESEEEDAFLTQNGVDQRQGFLFARPMTASELERWYQHYRKGKQTP, encoded by the coding sequence TTGCCGGCAGAGTCCGGCTGTGCCGTTTGCGCAGCACCTGGTGTGGGTTCGGGAGAGAGCATGAAAGACGACCTGGATAATAATCTGCTGTACCGCTACTGCGGCGCCACCAGCCCTTTCTGGCGCCTGCCGCTGGACAGCAATGCGCTACAGCTTGCCGCCAGCGAAGAGGCCGTCACCAGCCACGTGGTGCCGCTGACGCCGGAGCAGGCCGCGCAGATCCGTACCATGAGTGTGATTACCTCAAGCGTCACGCTCTCGTTATCGCTGTTTGGCGAACTGGTGCCGGTGCATCTGGTGGGACGTAAGGTCTCGCGCAAGGAGTGGGCTGGCACGGCCTCGGCATGGCACGACACCACTTCCGTGGCGCGCGATCTGGTGCAGGGGCTCTCCTTCGCCGAACAGGTGGTGTCTGAAGCCAATTCAGTCATCGTTATTCTCGACCGCCACGGCAATATCCAGCGTTTTAACCGGTTGAGCGAAGAGTATACCGGCCTGAAAGAACAGGAAGTGATCGGGCAGAATGTCTTTACGCTGTTTATGTCTCCCGCTGAAGCCTCCGCCTCACGTCGCAACGTCACAGGTTTTTTTCGCAACGGCAGCTCGTATGAGGTCGAACGCTGGATCAAAACCCGCAAGGGCCAGCGGCTGTTTCTGTTTCGCAATAAGTTTGTCCACAGCGGCAGCGGGCGAAACGAAATATTCCTGATTTGCTCCGGCACCGACATTACCGAAGAGCGTCGCGCGCAGGAGCGTCTGCGCGTGCTTGCCAATACTGACGCCATCACCGGCCTGCCCAACCGCAACGCTATCCATGAGATGATAAGCGACGCCATCGCTAAACGCGGCGAAACCCAGGTGGGCATCGTTTATCTCGATCTCGATAACTTTAAAAAGGTCAACGATGCCTACGGACATATGTTCGGCGACCAGTTACTCCAGGCGGTGTCGCTCGCCATTCTAAGCTGCCTTGAGAAAGATCAGGTGCTGGCGCGGCTCGGCGGCGACGAGTTTATCGTGATGGCGACCGATACGTCCCAGGCGGCGCTGGAGGCGATGTCGTCGCGGATCATCACCCGGCTGAAGCATCCGTTTCGTATCGGGCTGATTGAGGTCTATACCGGTTGCTCGCTCGGGATTGCGCTGGCGCCGCAGCATGGCGACGATCGTGAGAGTGTGATCCGCAACGCCGACACGGCAATGTACACCGCCAAAGAGAACGGACGCGGCAAATTTTGCGTCTTCTGCCCGGAGATGAATCAGCGGGTGTTTGAGTATCTCTGGCTCGACACCAACCTGCGCAAAGCGCTGGAGAAAAATCAGCTGGTTATCCACTATCAGCCCAAAATAACGGCCAGCGGCGAGGTGGACAGCCTGGAAGCGCTGGTGCGCTGGCAGTCGCCGGAGCGGGGCCTGATCCCGCCGCTCGATTTTATCTCCTATGCCGAAGAGTCCGGGCTTATCGTGCCGCTGGGGCGCTGGGTGATGCTGGACGTGGTGCGCCAGGTGGCGAAGTGGCGCGATGACGGCATGCTGTTGCGGGTCGCGGTGAACGTCTCGGCGCGCCAGCTGGCCGACCAGACGCTGATAAGCGATCTGCGCCAGGCGCTTGCCGATATGCACTTCACCCGCAGCCCAATTGACGTCGAGATCACGGAAAGCTGTCTGATTGATAACGCCGACCTGGCGCTGTCGGTAATTGGCGCGTTCAGCGCGCTGGGCGCGCAGGTGCATCTGGACGATTTCGGCACCGGGTATTCGTCCCTCTCGCAGCTGGCGCGGTTTCCGCTGGATGCCATTAAGCTCGATCAAAGCTTTGTGCGCGATATCCATAAGCAGCCAGTATCGCAGTCGCTCGTGCATGCCATCGTCGCGGTAGCGAAGGCGCTCGATTTGAAAGTGATCGCTGAAGGTGTGGAGAGTGAAGAGGAAGATGCGTTTCTGACGCAAAACGGCGTCGATCAGCGCCAGGGATTTTTATTCGCCCGCCCAATGACCGCGAGTGAGCTTGAGCGCTGGTATCAACACTATCGCAAAGGGAAACAGACGCCGTAA
- a CDS encoding UPF0509 protein ESA_01586 produces the protein MPTVNPQQLADRIDTVLDILVAGDYHSAIHNLEILKAELLALGQQGEEPGDKKEKAPWEI, from the coding sequence ATGCCGACAGTAAATCCGCAGCAGCTGGCTGACCGTATCGATACCGTTCTGGATATTCTGGTGGCGGGCGATTACCACTCCGCCATCCACAATCTGGAAATTCTGAAGGCGGAACTGCTGGCGCTGGGCCAGCAGGGAGAAGAACCGGGGGATAAGAAAGAAAAGGCGCCCTGGGAGATCTGA
- the fsa gene encoding Probable fructose-6-phosphate aldolase, whose protein sequence is MLKTGVVMELYLDTADVAAVKRLAGILPLQGVTTNPSIVARAGVKLWDLLPALQDALNGEGKLFAQVVAVDTPQMVREAEQLAQRVPGLVVKIPVTPAGLAAMKILKPSGIPLLGTAVYGALQGLMAALAGAEYVAPYVNRLDAQGGDGVATVSELQELLTLHAPQSKVLAASFRTPQQALGCLLAGCQSITLPVDVADQLLNTPAVAAAVDGFGREWQQAFGTLSL, encoded by the coding sequence TTGCTCAAAACAGGAGTCGTTATGGAACTGTATCTCGATACGGCAGATGTCGCGGCCGTCAAACGCCTGGCGGGCATTCTGCCGTTACAGGGCGTGACCACTAATCCTTCCATTGTGGCGCGCGCGGGCGTGAAGCTCTGGGATCTGCTGCCCGCCTTACAGGATGCGTTGAACGGCGAAGGCAAACTTTTCGCGCAGGTCGTCGCGGTCGACACACCGCAAATGGTCCGTGAAGCGGAACAGCTGGCGCAGCGGGTGCCAGGTCTGGTGGTGAAAATTCCGGTCACACCAGCGGGGCTCGCGGCGATGAAAATCCTTAAACCGTCCGGCATTCCGCTGCTTGGCACGGCGGTGTACGGCGCGTTGCAGGGATTAATGGCGGCGCTGGCAGGGGCGGAATATGTCGCGCCTTATGTGAATCGTCTGGATGCGCAGGGCGGTGACGGCGTGGCGACGGTCAGCGAGTTGCAGGAACTGCTGACGCTGCACGCGCCGCAATCAAAAGTGCTGGCGGCAAGCTTTCGCACGCCGCAGCAGGCGCTCGGCTGTCTGCTGGCGGGGTGTCAGTCGATCACGCTGCCCGTGGATGTCGCCGATCAGTTACTGAATACGCCCGCCGTCGCGGCGGCGGTTGATGGTTTCGGGCGCGAATGGCAACAGGCGTTCGGGACGCTCAGCCTGTAA
- the ybiY gene encoding Putative pyruvate formate-lyase 3-activating enzyme, with amino-acid sequence MKGVFTMIFNLQRYSTHDGPGIRTVVFLKGCSLGCRWCQNPESRRRQRDVLFDERLCLSGCDLCTRACPQAIDRNGETLVIDRAALDDAALDTLTDCCPTQALSVCGESRSVESIMETVLRDRPFYARSGGGITLSGGEPFMQPEMAKALLQRSREAGIHTAVESCLHVPWKHIAPSLPFLDLLLADLKHVDPKRFHAWTDGSAARVVDNFRRLAAAGVEMTIRVPLIPGFNADEASIRAITDFAADETGARHIHFLPYHTLGINKYRLLDWPYLAPATPLDEPALLAFAEDYARQKGLTAWIRG; translated from the coding sequence ATAAAAGGCGTATTCACCATGATCTTTAATCTGCAACGCTACTCCACCCATGACGGGCCGGGCATCCGTACCGTGGTCTTCCTGAAGGGCTGTTCACTCGGCTGCCGCTGGTGTCAGAACCCGGAGAGCCGACGCCGTCAGCGCGACGTGCTGTTTGACGAGCGGTTGTGCCTGAGCGGCTGCGATCTCTGCACGCGGGCATGTCCGCAGGCGATTGACCGCAATGGCGAGACCTTAGTGATTGACCGTGCGGCGCTGGATGATGCCGCGCTCGATACGCTCACCGATTGCTGCCCCACGCAGGCCCTGAGCGTGTGCGGCGAATCCCGCAGCGTCGAGTCGATCATGGAAACCGTACTGCGCGACCGGCCGTTTTACGCCCGCAGCGGCGGCGGGATTACGCTTTCCGGCGGCGAGCCGTTCATGCAACCGGAGATGGCAAAAGCGCTGTTACAGCGCAGCCGCGAGGCGGGCATCCATACGGCGGTGGAATCCTGTCTGCATGTGCCGTGGAAACATATCGCCCCGTCATTGCCGTTTCTTGATTTGCTGCTGGCCGACTTAAAGCATGTCGACCCCAAGCGCTTTCACGCCTGGACCGACGGCAGCGCCGCACGCGTAGTAGATAATTTTCGCCGCCTGGCGGCGGCGGGCGTGGAGATGACCATTCGCGTTCCGCTGATCCCTGGCTTTAACGCCGATGAAGCCTCTATTCGCGCCATTACGGATTTCGCCGCTGATGAAACCGGCGCTCGTCATATTCATTTTCTGCCCTACCACACCCTTGGCATTAACAAGTATCGCCTGCTGGACTGGCCCTATCTGGCACCGGCAACGCCGCTCGACGAACCGGCGCTGCTGGCGTTTGCCGAAGATTACGCCCGCCAGAAAGGACTCACCGCCTGGATAAGAGGATAA